From Alcaligenes faecalis, the proteins below share one genomic window:
- a CDS encoding ABC transporter ATP-binding protein: MITINQLSKHYKNKTVLSNVSTQFPTGQLSSLIGPNGAGKTTLLMSIARLLEADEGQIQLDGRNIADIRIADYARRVATLRQSPDFNLRLTVEELVAFGRFPYSRGALTDADQQAISEAIQFLSLEPLRQSYLDELSGGQRQMAFLAMTIAQQTDYLLLDEPLNNLDIKHAVQIMRALRRLCDEYGRTVILVVHDINFAANYSDHIVAMKNGALYCAGPVSEVVTEARLAELYGLDFEITHSERGRLCNYFTPSGELA; encoded by the coding sequence ATGATTACGATCAATCAGCTCTCCAAACACTACAAGAACAAGACCGTGCTTTCCAATGTCAGCACGCAGTTTCCTACCGGACAGCTCAGCTCCCTGATCGGCCCCAATGGGGCCGGTAAAACCACCTTATTGATGAGCATTGCCCGCCTGCTGGAAGCCGACGAAGGCCAAATCCAGCTGGACGGCCGCAACATTGCCGACATACGCATTGCCGACTATGCACGCCGGGTTGCCACCCTACGCCAATCTCCTGATTTCAATCTGCGCCTGACCGTAGAAGAACTGGTCGCTTTTGGTCGCTTCCCCTATAGCCGGGGCGCGCTGACGGATGCAGACCAACAAGCCATCTCCGAAGCTATTCAGTTTCTATCGCTGGAACCCTTGCGCCAGTCCTATCTGGACGAGCTGAGCGGCGGCCAGCGACAGATGGCTTTTCTGGCCATGACCATTGCCCAGCAAACGGATTATTTGCTGCTGGACGAGCCGCTGAACAATCTGGACATCAAGCACGCCGTGCAGATCATGCGCGCCTTGCGACGGCTCTGTGACGAGTACGGCCGCACCGTGATTCTGGTGGTGCATGACATCAACTTTGCCGCCAACTATTCCGATCACATTGTGGCCATGAAAAACGGGGCCCTGTACTGCGCAGGCCCGGTGTCCGAGGTCGTCACCGAAGCACGGCTGGCCGAACTTTATGGCCTGGATTTCGAGATTACGCACAGCGAACGTGGCCGCCTGTGCAATTACTTCACCCCATCAGGAGAACTAGCATGA